A genomic segment from Spinacia oleracea cultivar Varoflay chromosome 3, BTI_SOV_V1, whole genome shotgun sequence encodes:
- the LOC110793105 gene encoding uncharacterized protein isoform X1 produces the protein MAISLASAAISGGSNLKTCELPFSKCTSLGNISISAMPTKSKRLEMHHKFAVRAQYSSDERGGGGGDFVAGFLLGSAVCGTLAYIFAPQIRRSLLNEDEYGFRKARRPMYHDDEGLEKTRQTLNTKLSQLNAAIDNVSARLRGGNNTAAVPAESDSEVEATM, from the exons ATGGCGATTTCACTTGCTTCTGCTGCGATTTCTG GTGGATCTAATCTCAAGACTTGCGAGCTTCCATTCTCAAAATGCACCTCTTTAGGGAATATATCAATAAGTGCAATGCCAACAAAGTCGAAGCGATTGGAAATGCACCATAAGTTTGCTGTTCGTGCTCAGTACAG CAGTGACGAAAGAGGTGGAGGAGGTGGTGATTTCGTTGCTGGTTTTCTTCTAGGTAGTGCAGTTTGTGGAACCCTAGCATATATATTTGCTCCTCAG ATCAGAAGATCTCTGCTGAATGAAGATGAATATGGTTTCCGGAAGGCTAGGCGACCAATGTATCACGATGATGAGGGCCTGGAG AAGACTAGACAAACCCTGAATACCAAATTGAGCCAACTGAATGCTGCAATTGACAATGTATCCGCTCGTCTACGGGGTGGAAACAATACTGCTGCAGTGCCTGCTGAGTCTGATTCAGAAGTAGAAGCTACAATGTGA
- the LOC110793105 gene encoding uncharacterized protein isoform X2, whose amino-acid sequence MAISLASAAISGGSNLKTCELPFSKCTSLGNISISAMPTKSKRLEMHHKFAVRAQYSDERGGGGGDFVAGFLLGSAVCGTLAYIFAPQIRRSLLNEDEYGFRKARRPMYHDDEGLEKTRQTLNTKLSQLNAAIDNVSARLRGGNNTAAVPAESDSEVEATM is encoded by the exons ATGGCGATTTCACTTGCTTCTGCTGCGATTTCTG GTGGATCTAATCTCAAGACTTGCGAGCTTCCATTCTCAAAATGCACCTCTTTAGGGAATATATCAATAAGTGCAATGCCAACAAAGTCGAAGCGATTGGAAATGCACCATAAGTTTGCTGTTCGTGCTCAGTACAG TGACGAAAGAGGTGGAGGAGGTGGTGATTTCGTTGCTGGTTTTCTTCTAGGTAGTGCAGTTTGTGGAACCCTAGCATATATATTTGCTCCTCAG ATCAGAAGATCTCTGCTGAATGAAGATGAATATGGTTTCCGGAAGGCTAGGCGACCAATGTATCACGATGATGAGGGCCTGGAG AAGACTAGACAAACCCTGAATACCAAATTGAGCCAACTGAATGCTGCAATTGACAATGTATCCGCTCGTCTACGGGGTGGAAACAATACTGCTGCAGTGCCTGCTGAGTCTGATTCAGAAGTAGAAGCTACAATGTGA